A stretch of DNA from Methylosinus sp. LW4:
GAAAGCGCGCAGGCCGTGATCGGGCCGCGATTATGGTTGCGCTGTGAAAAGGTTACAAGAGGCGCAAGCGTGAGCGGCAGGGTGATCGCGCCTTGGGCGGCCTTGTCGCATTTCCGACGTCGGCCGCTCGTCGCGGAAGCGGCCGAGGGCGCCGGAGCGGCGGAATCTCGCTGTTCGACGCAGAAAAATCGGGCCGCGCGCGGGGGCGGCTCGGTTGTTGCAGGTCTTCGCGCAATCTCCCCGGCGCCTGGCCGGGCCAGCTGGAGCGGCGCGATGAATCCGCGTTTTGGTTATCTCTGCCTGTTCGACAATCCGACCCTCGAGGCCGGCCGCGCCTTGACGCGCCAGCTCATATTGGTGCGTGAGGCGGAGCGCATGCGCTTCGACGACATTTGGTTCGCCGAGCATCATTTCGACGATCATTTCCCGAGCGGCGCCAACTCTGTGATGCTCGGCTATGCGGCGGGCGTCACCATGCGGGCGCGGATCGGCTCGGCGTCTTTTCTGCCGGCGCTGCGCGATCCGATCCAGCTCGCCGAAGATGTCGCCAGCATCGATCTCTTGACCAAGGGCCGGTTCAGCTTCGGCGTCGCCAGCGGCGCCGATTTTCCCAAGCAGACCCTCAATTTCGGCGTCGCGCCGGAGGACGCCAACGAGCGCGGCCTGGAGGCGTTGGAGCTCGTCGAGCGCCTGCTGCTGGAGAGCGAGGTCACGCATAAGGGCAAATATTTCCAGGTGGAGAAGCTGAGCCTCTCGCCGCGGCCGGAGCAGAAGGTTCCGACCTGGATCGCGACGACGGCGGAGAGCACGATTCGCCTCGCTGCGCGCAAGGGCTATGGGCTCATGGCGTCGGCGACCTGCACGAATGACGAACTGCATCGCATTCTCGGCGTCTACAAAGACGAGGCGCCCGACGGCGACCCGCGTCTGGTGCTCGCGCGCTTCGGCTTTGCGACACAGGAACGCGCCGAGGCGGTGTCGATCGCGACCCCCTATCTCGAGGATTATTGCGCCAAGGCCAACGCCGCGCGCGCCGAGGGCGAGGCGCCGCTCGATCCGCAGGCGCTTTTGTCCATGTCGCTGGTCGGCAGCTTCAAGGAGGTCGCGGACCAGGTGAACAGTCTGAACGAGGAGTTCGGCGTGCATGGCATAGCGATGGCGCCCACCACCTCGCAATTCGACACGGTGAAGCGCTGTCTCGCGGCTTTCGTCGACGAGATTCGTCTGCGTCTGCCGGTGGATTGATCGAGAGCGCATTCCGATCGAACGGACAGAGCTCTCGACGCGAGAGAGCCGCTCGGCCGAGCGGCTCTCCGATCTGTCGCTCTACTTGAGCTGGTCGGCGACCTTGTCGATGCCGGCCTTGGCGCAGGCCTCGTCCTTGTCGCCGCCCGGCGCGCCGGAGACGCCGACGGCGCCGATCACCACTTCGCCCGCCTTGATCGGCAGAGCACCCTGCGCCGCGATCACATTGGCGAGATGCACAGCGCTCAGCGTCGGATTGTCCTTCACGCGCTGTGCGAACTCACCCGAGGGCGTGCGGAAGGTGCGCGAGGTGTAGGCCTT
This window harbors:
- a CDS encoding LLM class flavin-dependent oxidoreductase: MNPRFGYLCLFDNPTLEAGRALTRQLILVREAERMRFDDIWFAEHHFDDHFPSGANSVMLGYAAGVTMRARIGSASFLPALRDPIQLAEDVASIDLLTKGRFSFGVASGADFPKQTLNFGVAPEDANERGLEALELVERLLLESEVTHKGKYFQVEKLSLSPRPEQKVPTWIATTAESTIRLAARKGYGLMASATCTNDELHRILGVYKDEAPDGDPRLVLARFGFATQERAEAVSIATPYLEDYCAKANAARAEGEAPLDPQALLSMSLVGSFKEVADQVNSLNEEFGVHGIAMAPTTSQFDTVKRCLAAFVDEIRLRLPVD